DNA from Bubalus bubalis isolate 160015118507 breed Murrah chromosome 7, NDDB_SH_1, whole genome shotgun sequence:
TTATGCAAATCGCCTCTTGGAAAATTTAGGTGCAGAGGGAGCTGGACAGTCTCCCCTGGAGAGGTGCAAAGCGTTTGGCTCTGAAGTCTTGATAAAAGGCGTAATGATTCTCGTGTCTACTGTACAGAATACTGCCTCCTGCTGCGCTTCTCACCTCGAGATGCTGAACACGCTGCGGGCCAGACCAAGTTCAGCCCTCGGTCTCTACGCCTGCATCACAGGACTTACATAACCCAAGAATTTCTTACActgatttatacattttaattggTTGCATATATTAACATGTACTATAAGATTCTTTTCTACGAAGCATTACATAATAAATGGATACTGTAAAAAGATCTGATTAGTTAAAAGTAACAAGCATTACAGATACATACAAAACTCAGCCTGATCAGACTGGGTGTGAGCCTGTGATGGAGCGCAGGGCACTAGCCTTCCCACGTGGTGGCCTTCACAGGAGAGGGTGGGTAAAAAGACCACAAGACggttaaaaaaatcagaactaaTTAGACACAGATTAACTGTAAACAGTTCTCTCTCCAGTGGACAAAAGGAAAAGCTTCCAGCGCAGACTCCACCCCAGGCGGGTGTGCGCAGCCGGCAGTGCTGCTGCCATGGAGCCCGCGGGGAGGGCGCTGGGGCCTGTAGGGCGTGTGCCGGGGTCGGCGGTGTGCTGGGCTCTCCGGGCAGCTGGGCGAGAGATGACTGTCTGTGTGGAGGAGGGGCTCGTGGACGAAGGCCTGTAAGTCGGTCGCGAAGGACTGTGCgctctgctctctgcctcttcagcagctgcagctctcGGCCGAGGGCTTGGTGCGGTCGTTCTTGTCCAGTTTGATGGGCTCGGGGAACTCGTTGTACAGCTCCCCTTCCATTTCCTGCTTGAGCGCCTTCCGGGCGATCGTCTGGAAGGCCTGCTCCACGTTGATGGCCTCCTTGGCGCTGGTCTCGAAGTAGGGAATGTTGTTTTTGCTGTAGCACCAGGCCTGTGCCCGCTTGGTGGCCACCTGTCTGTTTTCGAGGTCAATCTTGTTTCCCAGCACGACAAAGGGGAAGTTCTCGGGGTCCCGGCGACTGGCCTGGATGAGAAACTCGTCTCTCCAGCTGTCAAGGGTCTTGAACGTGTTGGGGGCGGTCACGTCAAACACCAGGACGCAGCAGTCGGCGCCTCTGTAGAAGGCCACGCCCAGGGACTGGAACCGCTCCTGTCCCGCCGTGTCCCAAATCTGCATGGTCACTAGCCTGTCGTCCACCATCACCTCCTTCGTCAGGAAGTCGGCCCCGATTGTGGCTTTGTACTGGTTACTGAACTTCTTGTTCACGTACTGGTTCATGAGTGAGGTCTTCCCGTCTCCAGAGTCTCCCAGGATGATCACCTTCAGCAGCACTTTCTTCCTCGAAGTCATCCTTCAAGCGCGGCCGCTCCGCAGGGCTCCGGGCCGGGCGCGTCGCGAGGGCTTCGCCGAGGAGGAGACGGGGGCTGACCGGCGCTCGGGGAGTTCCAAGCTGCGGCTCCTGCGGGCTCCCGGGCCTCTCCAAGCTTCCAACGCCGCCGCCGCCTCGGACTTGATGGCCAAGACTCCGGCTCCGCTCCCACttccgccaccgccgccgccgccgaacCAGAGCTGTTGAAAGAACAATCCAAATCAAAGATTCAACAACACTAGCAAGTATAGAAATGGAAAGTCTCAGGATGGCTGCAAAACTTCAAGAAAGTcacaaggaaataaaatatctcactaaggaaagagagaatcttaaaatGACAGTAGAAGCATTTTAGATTGAATGTGACCAACTGAAGAGATGAGAGAAACTTTGGCTAAAGTatgtctcttcctttcctcccgTTTAataagtgttttatattttataagtgaGAAAGAGAGCATTCATAGTTATAATATTCCTACCAGTTTTCTTTAAGTGTCTCTTAATTACGAAGTGATTGGAAATAGAACAACTAAAAACTGCTCATAAATACTAAGAAACTATGGATAATGAAGGAAAATGTTTCAGGGAAGAGActtgtttttttaagtattgaaaatgatttagaaaaagcagtgtTAAATTACAGGAAAGGATAAAGTCAAAAACACGGTTTTCTTCCTGTATTTAAACTTATTTCTCCAGCATCCCATAGGCATTACCATTTCCCTCACCTATCCAGTCAGAAATCTGAGAATCAACCCTACtactatcccttcctccccactccctctatAATCCAAGAATCAAAACCTTGTTGATTTTAAGGCATGTGCCTAAGTGTGAAATCCTCCCACTCTTCTCCATATTCTGTcataattttcttctccagtttatATCCAAAGTACACTTTACCAATACCCTAATCCAAGCCAGGATTATTTCTCTCTGGCTTTCCTGCAgtagcctcctaactggtctctcCATTCATTTCATACTTCTATAATTCATTCCCCATTCTGTGCCAAGGTGATGtttctctttaaaactttttaatagcTTATTGCTCTTGAAATACAGACTAGTGTCTGTATTTCACATGACCCTGGATCCCAGACCTTGCTGGTTTCTACCCCTGTTTCATCTACTCTTCCTCCTGTTCATTGTGCTCAGGCAACTCGATAGTCTATTGCTCTTCCACATCTCACAGCTTTCAGATGGTCTGGTCTTCCTTCCTGTAGTATTTTCATACTCCTCTTTGCCTAACAACTGCTCTCAGCCTTTAGATCTCAACTGAAGCTTTCCATCCCCCAGGAAGCCCTTCCTAATCACTCAGAATAGATTAGGTTTGCCACTG
Protein-coding regions in this window:
- the LOC102402085 gene encoding ras-related protein Rab-7a-like; translated protein: MTSRKKVLLKVIILGDSGDGKTSLMNQYVNKKFSNQYKATIGADFLTKEVMVDDRLVTMQIWDTAGQERFQSLGVAFYRGADCCVLVFDVTAPNTFKTLDSWRDEFLIQASRRDPENFPFVVLGNKIDLENRQVATKRAQAWCYSKNNIPYFETSAKEAINVEQAFQTIARKALKQEMEGELYNEFPEPIKLDKNDRTKPSAESCSC